From Thiomicrospira sp. XS5, one genomic window encodes:
- the hemC gene encoding hydroxymethylbilane synthase has protein sequence MKKTLRIATRKSPLAMWQAEFVKAELEKAHPGLTVELLPMSTKGDKILDVPLAKIGGKGLFTKELEDRMIAGEADIAVHSMKDVPMELPEGFALGAILERHEPTDAFVSNHYECFDDLPQGAVLGTSSLRRKAQLMAARPDLVVKDLRGNVGTRLGKLDAGEYDAIVLATSGLKRLKLDERIRHELQPETCLPAVSQGTLGIEYFEKEDDVLALIQVLNHRDTEIRTRAERAMNHRLEGGCQVPIGVYAELKGDDIYLRGLVGALDGSEIIRAEATGPQTDAESLGIGVAEDLLEQGAGAILKEVYDQA, from the coding sequence ATGAAGAAAACCCTCAGAATCGCAACGCGAAAAAGCCCGCTGGCCATGTGGCAGGCCGAATTTGTCAAAGCCGAACTTGAAAAGGCGCATCCCGGATTGACCGTGGAATTGCTGCCGATGTCGACCAAAGGCGACAAGATTCTTGACGTGCCGTTGGCGAAAATTGGCGGTAAAGGGCTGTTCACCAAGGAGCTGGAAGATCGCATGATCGCGGGGGAAGCGGACATCGCCGTGCATTCGATGAAAGACGTGCCGATGGAATTGCCGGAAGGGTTTGCACTGGGCGCCATTCTGGAGCGTCACGAACCGACCGATGCTTTTGTGTCCAATCATTATGAATGTTTTGACGATTTACCGCAGGGCGCGGTTTTGGGAACCTCCAGTCTGCGCCGTAAAGCGCAGTTGATGGCCGCTCGTCCCGATTTGGTGGTCAAGGATTTGCGCGGCAATGTCGGCACGCGTCTGGGCAAGTTGGACGCCGGTGAATACGATGCCATCGTTTTGGCCACTTCCGGTTTGAAACGTTTGAAACTGGACGAGCGTATCCGCCATGAGCTGCAACCGGAAACCTGTTTGCCGGCCGTGTCGCAAGGCACCTTGGGCATTGAATATTTTGAAAAAGAGGACGATGTTTTAGCCTTGATTCAAGTGCTGAATCATCGTGACACCGAAATCCGCACCCGTGCGGAACGCGCCATGAACCACCGTTTGGAAGGCGGGTGTCAGGTGCCGATCGGCGTGTACGCCGAGTTGAAAGGCGACGATATTTATTTACGTGGTTTGGTCGGCGCGTTGGACGGTTCCGAAATCATTCGAGCCGAAGCCACCGGGCCGCAAACCGACGCGGAAAGCTTAGGCATTGGTGTCGCGGAAGACTTGCTCGAGCAGGGTGCCGGCGCCATCTTAAAAGAAGTGTATGACCAAGCTTGA
- a CDS encoding uroporphyrinogen-III synthase, translating to MTKLDGLTLLNTRPEHQAAHLTRLAESVGATVLTCPSIEIETLSLPAEAVTRFQRFDKIVFVSRNAVAVLNDLFQAVGQASPPFGESAQCFAIGQATQQALQAQGWPLAALDIDRFVSEDLLATEALQDLQGQRCLIVKGEGGRPTLKAGLENAGADVEEWLIYRRRPAALCAQAWSIFQSAAHPVVLASSLQAWSNLVAMVTETDSRETHPKNAQAWLFLQDIIVFSERIENAIREQGWRGRIFVVPQQSDDGVLSALKQISMQS from the coding sequence ATGACCAAGCTTGATGGGCTGACGTTACTCAATACCCGACCGGAACATCAGGCCGCGCACTTGACGCGTTTGGCCGAGAGCGTTGGGGCGACGGTACTGACGTGCCCAAGCATCGAAATTGAAACGTTATCTCTGCCCGCCGAGGCCGTTACACGTTTCCAGCGGTTTGATAAAATTGTGTTTGTCAGCCGCAATGCCGTCGCGGTTTTAAACGATTTATTTCAAGCGGTTGGTCAGGCGTCGCCGCCGTTTGGCGAATCGGCGCAGTGTTTCGCCATCGGTCAGGCCACACAGCAGGCGTTGCAGGCACAGGGTTGGCCATTGGCCGCTCTGGACATCGACCGGTTTGTCAGTGAGGATTTGCTGGCGACCGAAGCGTTGCAAGATTTGCAGGGCCAACGGTGTCTTATCGTGAAAGGCGAAGGCGGCCGCCCGACCTTGAAGGCCGGTTTGGAGAACGCCGGAGCGGATGTTGAAGAATGGTTGATTTATCGTCGTCGTCCGGCGGCATTGTGTGCCCAGGCCTGGTCAATATTTCAATCGGCCGCGCACCCGGTGGTGCTGGCCAGCAGTTTGCAGGCCTGGTCGAATTTAGTGGCGATGGTCACGGAAACCGATTCTCGGGAAACGCATCCGAAAAACGCTCAGGCCTGGTTGTTTTTACAAGATATTATTGTGTTCAGTGAGCGCATTGAAAACGCGATTCGTGAACAGGGTTGGCGGGGTCGAATTTTTGTGGTGCCCCAACAAAGTGATGACGGCGTACTGAGCGCGCTGAAACAGATCTCAATGCAGAGTTAA
- a CDS encoding heme biosynthesis HemY N-terminal domain-containing protein: MISRILKWSIFLVIATGLTALALNDNGQVSMVWHDWVIETSLTFALAAAVIGFGALYLLMRLVINLWHFPAYWRNRRQLKRYSKAESSMAKGMIALEYGDWQLAEKQLVKMAKHSDSGLVHYLTAAKMAHNQQAFSRRDQYLAEARQRFPSDSVTIGLVEARLLMDSEPDVSLVILNELHQQSPKNKTILAEYAHLLVKQQYWARLEDILGEVKKFKALDKAEIQALEVQLLAGKVARAENPEALEQLWQSLSGRQQLKPAILAEFVEQRMGWGKEQGLAELIAKSVSKQWDDRLAYQYGRIELGPAYERLKKAEKWLSNQPDNPVLLLTLGRLACMSQLWGQARHYFQESLKLQPELETFHALAKCYESEGLEAQAALTYKEAILQLEKKA, encoded by the coding sequence ATGATTTCTCGGATTCTGAAATGGTCAATTTTTCTGGTCATTGCCACCGGCTTGACCGCCTTGGCGCTGAACGATAACGGCCAAGTGTCGATGGTGTGGCACGACTGGGTCATCGAAACCAGTCTGACATTCGCTTTGGCGGCGGCGGTCATCGGGTTCGGTGCTTTGTATCTTCTGATGCGTTTGGTCATCAATCTGTGGCATTTTCCGGCCTATTGGCGTAATCGCCGTCAATTGAAGCGTTACAGTAAAGCCGAAAGCTCCATGGCGAAAGGGATGATTGCCTTGGAGTACGGCGATTGGCAGTTGGCGGAAAAACAGTTGGTTAAAATGGCCAAGCATTCCGATTCCGGGCTGGTGCATTATCTGACCGCCGCGAAAATGGCGCATAACCAGCAGGCATTCAGTCGTCGCGACCAATATCTGGCCGAAGCGCGGCAACGTTTTCCAAGCGATAGTGTGACCATCGGCTTGGTGGAAGCGCGTTTGTTAATGGATTCGGAGCCGGATGTGTCGCTGGTGATTTTGAACGAATTGCATCAACAAAGCCCTAAAAACAAGACCATACTGGCGGAATACGCGCATTTGTTGGTGAAGCAGCAATATTGGGCGCGCCTGGAAGACATTCTGGGCGAGGTGAAAAAATTCAAAGCACTGGATAAGGCAGAAATTCAAGCGTTGGAGGTGCAGTTGCTGGCCGGTAAAGTCGCGCGTGCCGAAAATCCGGAAGCTTTGGAACAACTCTGGCAATCGCTTTCCGGACGTCAGCAATTGAAACCGGCGATTTTGGCGGAATTTGTGGAGCAGCGAATGGGCTGGGGCAAAGAGCAAGGCCTAGCCGAACTCATCGCTAAAAGTGTATCCAAACAATGGGATGATCGCTTGGCGTACCAATATGGCCGCATTGAATTGGGTCCGGCCTACGAGCGCCTGAAAAAAGCCGAAAAATGGTTGTCGAACCAGCCGGATAATCCGGTTTTGTTACTGACGTTAGGGCGGTTGGCTTGCATGAGCCAGTTGTGGGGTCAGGCACGTCATTACTTTCAAGAAAGCTTGAAATTACAGCCGGAACTGGAAACCTTCCATGCCTTGGCGAAATGCTACGAATCGGAAGGGCTGGAGGCGCAAGCGGCGTTGACCTATAAAGAAGCCATCCTGCAATTGGAGAAGAAAGCCTAA
- a CDS encoding diguanylate cyclase domain-containing protein: protein MSQRKTHPVSFRIFAFKKFMWVSIFALLASLTVTTLVSGTFIAVVYHKTVTNLPDRLQQTFSDLPAADNPTAQADIILAQIQAKNLQNRFTFIPAQKINPETVLLSEKQQEYLKTAKQANRLSHQLNILSAEVSGGLPIYFRPGCNTCNILAKQGSYLGTLLFDLPLTNPLLTFGTLWAFFILFMLSFFIIGVVMMTRALEKDFIKPLRNLTERMHHIRLEDDEILWERKEQEIAEIDLIDQLITENIQTLKSIYVKLDALMVTEHQTGFFHQDRFKEALQFEVYRSDRYHRPFSILVIKLLKASPSQDEQATSTVDSVQLFADTINEYTRNIDLPFRIGERLFLIILPEMTEQEVPVMSQVLRKRFAGKTEAEDAESPRYQFDVQIGYATYRYDTQNIKELTALAIERMHQAYKSETKETAQPETPKTENTD, encoded by the coding sequence ATGAGTCAACGCAAGACGCACCCTGTGAGTTTTCGAATTTTTGCATTCAAAAAATTCATGTGGGTTTCAATATTCGCTTTATTGGCATCCCTGACCGTCACCACATTGGTCAGTGGGACGTTTATCGCCGTCGTTTACCATAAAACCGTTACGAACTTACCGGATCGGCTACAACAAACCTTCTCTGATTTGCCCGCTGCCGACAATCCAACCGCTCAAGCCGACATCATTTTAGCCCAAATACAGGCTAAAAACCTGCAAAACCGTTTCACGTTCATTCCAGCCCAAAAAATCAATCCCGAAACCGTTCTCTTATCTGAAAAACAGCAGGAATATCTCAAAACAGCCAAACAAGCCAATCGACTCAGTCACCAATTGAATATCCTATCGGCCGAAGTCAGCGGCGGCCTCCCCATTTATTTTCGTCCCGGTTGCAACACTTGCAACATCTTAGCCAAGCAGGGAAGCTATCTCGGGACGCTGTTATTTGACCTTCCCCTAACCAACCCCTTACTGACGTTCGGAACCTTATGGGCGTTTTTTATTCTGTTTATGCTGAGCTTTTTCATTATCGGGGTCGTGATGATGACCCGCGCACTGGAAAAAGACTTTATCAAACCGCTTCGAAACCTGACAGAGCGTATGCACCATATTCGTTTGGAAGACGACGAGATTCTTTGGGAACGTAAAGAGCAAGAGATTGCTGAAATTGATTTAATCGACCAGTTAATTACCGAAAATATTCAAACGCTGAAGTCCATTTACGTCAAATTGGACGCCTTAATGGTGACAGAACATCAGACCGGTTTTTTCCATCAGGATCGTTTTAAAGAGGCTTTACAGTTCGAAGTTTACCGGTCTGACCGTTATCACCGGCCATTTTCGATTCTGGTCATCAAACTGTTGAAAGCCTCCCCCTCCCAAGATGAACAGGCGACCAGTACCGTTGATTCGGTGCAGTTGTTTGCCGACACCATCAACGAGTACACCCGTAATATCGACCTGCCGTTTCGTATCGGCGAACGCTTGTTTTTGATTATTTTGCCGGAAATGACCGAACAGGAAGTACCGGTTATGTCACAAGTATTACGGAAACGTTTTGCCGGAAAAACCGAAGCCGAAGACGCGGAATCCCCCCGCTATCAATTCGATGTTCAAATCGGCTACGCGACCTACCGTTACGACACGCAAAATATTAAGGAATTGACCGCGCTGGCCATTGAACGAATGCACCAAGCGTATAAAAGTGAGACCAAAGAGACGGCACAGCCCGAAACGCCTAAAACCGAGAACACCGACTGA
- a CDS encoding fatty acid cis/trans isomerase, translated as MDMFYGYARLFVAIFMGAALASVVQAETVPTTELKSLVDYADVKPILEKRCIVCHGCYDAPCQLKLSSYTGTARGASKQKVYDGERFSAAPPTRLFMDAQTIEEWREKGFYSLITEQNDGEPSVLYRMLMLKEDHPQPVNGRLPSNYTLGLNRKDVCPKADEFDEFAMKHPNWGMPYAMPNLPRDEYLTLLNWAKEGAAGHLEDLDAVTLSEQAAFYEKYLNIDTFKHRLMARYVYEHLFLAHIHFADNSPRTFYQLVRSKTPPGQPIEVIHTTRPYDDPGVDRVYYRLRAVKSSIVDKDHLVYYADANTYKKYQAWFIFPDYQVMKLPGYDPKTSANPFKTFAAMPASGRYRFLLDQAQFIIEGFIKGPVCRGQVALNVIEEQFWVMFFDPDEDVVSNDTAFLAQQASNLALPSAEGVETFRMLATATTYQNKQRLYLDAKQKLLHSKKERQVRHGFGRIWDGDRHNRNAVLTVFRNQDSATVLKGLHGKIPKTAWVIDYPLLERIQYLLVSGFDVYGNVGHQLNTRLYMDFLRMEGENNFLSFLPIDARENLRHYWYRKTSDEMVRSEIPSTKTTIHYLTDHPKKEFFHRLVQLEEFRDVLNSDPINRPHLPFKDGDPDARIQKFLQQLADLNGKKVEGWPEVSFLRVTRFNDEESWYTLFLNRGYYNVTSLLFDQYNRAPKENTVTVVKGLQTSYPGMFFEVDEQDVNVFLALASRVKNKSELQRWVKAYGVRRTDPAFWDFSDDLLFYQQKVEPVTWGIFDLNRYLND; from the coding sequence ATGGATATGTTTTACGGCTATGCCCGGCTTTTTGTGGCGATTTTCATGGGGGCGGCCCTCGCGTCGGTCGTGCAGGCGGAGACTGTTCCGACAACCGAATTAAAGTCGTTGGTTGATTATGCCGATGTCAAACCGATTTTGGAAAAACGCTGTATTGTGTGCCATGGTTGTTACGACGCGCCTTGTCAGCTTAAATTGTCTTCTTATACGGGCACGGCCCGAGGTGCCAGCAAACAAAAAGTGTATGACGGCGAGCGCTTTTCTGCCGCGCCGCCCACCCGCTTGTTTATGGACGCGCAAACCATTGAAGAATGGCGGGAGAAAGGTTTTTACTCGCTCATCACCGAGCAGAATGACGGCGAACCGTCCGTGCTCTATCGGATGTTGATGCTGAAAGAAGATCACCCGCAACCGGTGAACGGTCGCTTGCCCAGTAATTATACGCTGGGGCTAAATCGTAAAGACGTCTGCCCGAAAGCCGATGAATTCGACGAATTTGCCATGAAACACCCTAACTGGGGCATGCCGTATGCCATGCCGAATTTGCCCAGAGACGAATACCTGACGTTACTGAACTGGGCGAAAGAAGGGGCGGCGGGCCATTTGGAGGATTTGGATGCGGTGACCTTATCGGAACAGGCCGCGTTTTACGAAAAATACCTTAATATTGATACCTTCAAACACCGTTTGATGGCGCGTTATGTCTATGAACACTTGTTTCTGGCACACATCCATTTTGCCGATAACTCCCCGCGTACTTTTTACCAGCTGGTACGGTCTAAAACTCCGCCGGGCCAGCCGATTGAGGTGATTCATACTACGCGGCCTTATGATGATCCGGGTGTGGATCGAGTGTATTACCGTTTGCGTGCGGTGAAATCGAGCATTGTCGATAAAGATCATTTGGTGTATTACGCCGATGCCAATACGTATAAAAAGTACCAGGCCTGGTTTATTTTCCCGGATTATCAAGTGATGAAACTGCCCGGTTACGACCCGAAAACCTCAGCCAACCCGTTTAAAACGTTTGCGGCGATGCCGGCTTCCGGGCGATATCGTTTCCTGCTGGATCAAGCACAATTTATCATTGAAGGTTTTATTAAAGGACCGGTTTGTCGTGGCCAGGTCGCGCTGAACGTCATTGAAGAACAGTTTTGGGTGATGTTTTTCGACCCGGATGAAGATGTGGTCAGTAATGACACCGCTTTTTTAGCACAGCAGGCCAGTAATCTGGCCTTGCCGTCCGCCGAAGGGGTGGAAACCTTCCGGATGTTGGCCACCGCCACCACCTATCAGAACAAACAACGTCTGTATCTGGACGCCAAACAAAAATTGCTGCACTCCAAAAAAGAACGCCAAGTGCGTCATGGGTTTGGGCGCATTTGGGACGGAGACCGCCATAATCGTAACGCGGTATTAACGGTGTTTCGAAATCAGGATTCCGCCACGGTGCTTAAAGGGTTGCATGGTAAGATTCCGAAAACCGCTTGGGTGATTGATTACCCGTTGCTGGAACGTATCCAGTATTTGCTGGTGTCCGGTTTTGATGTCTACGGCAATGTCGGCCATCAGCTTAACACCCGACTTTACATGGACTTTTTGCGCATGGAAGGCGAGAACAATTTCCTCAGTTTTCTGCCAATTGATGCGCGGGAAAATTTGCGCCATTATTGGTATCGTAAAACCTCGGACGAAATGGTGCGCAGTGAGATTCCGTCGACGAAAACCACCATTCACTACCTGACGGATCATCCTAAAAAAGAATTTTTCCATCGATTGGTGCAACTGGAAGAGTTTCGAGATGTGCTTAACTCCGACCCGATTAACCGCCCACATTTACCGTTTAAAGACGGGGACCCGGATGCCCGTATCCAAAAATTCCTGCAACAACTGGCCGATTTGAACGGTAAAAAAGTAGAAGGCTGGCCGGAAGTTTCTTTCTTGCGGGTGACGCGTTTTAACGATGAGGAGTCCTGGTACACGCTGTTTTTGAACCGTGGTTATTACAATGTGACGTCATTGTTGTTTGATCAATACAATCGTGCGCCGAAAGAAAATACCGTTACGGTGGTCAAAGGATTGCAGACCAGCTACCCGGGGATGTTTTTCGAGGTGGATGAACAAGACGTCAATGTGTTCTTGGCGCTGGCCTCCCGCGTGAAAAATAAATCTGAGCTTCAGCGTTGGGTGAAGGCTTATGGCGTGCGTCGAACCGATCCGGCGTTCTGGGATTTTTCCGATGATTTGTTATTTTATCAGCAGAAAGTGGAACCGGTGACCTGGGGTATTTTCGATTTGAATCGTTATTTGAATGACTGA
- a CDS encoding YjfB family protein, translated as MEISANAAVNAAMQQQQAYTQQEVQVSMLKKAMDVQTQGALSLIEALPAPTPSTQGLPANLGNNINVTA; from the coding sequence ATGGAAATTTCAGCCAACGCCGCTGTGAATGCGGCGATGCAACAGCAACAAGCTTACACTCAGCAAGAAGTGCAGGTGTCGATGTTGAAAAAAGCAATGGACGTGCAAACTCAAGGTGCCTTGTCTTTGATTGAAGCCTTGCCTGCTCCGACACCTTCCACCCAAGGGCTACCAGCGAATCTCGGTAACAATATCAATGTCACCGCCTGA
- a CDS encoding HlyD family secretion protein, with the protein MDMLLILTYTAICIVLFKLFRVPVNKWTVPTAALGGAFLLGGIYGVMNYSHPYSSQAREYFYATPISPTVKGRVIDVPVEPNTPLKAGDVLFKIDPKPFQDKVDELTAKLKEAKKNLGRYEEMMRKNLGRQRDVDQTQSRVDALQAELHKAEFDLDQTVVRAPTDGSVTQLFLKPGMIAVPIPLRPVMVFITQQQDMFVGWFRQNNLMRVKPGFEAEVAFDAIPGRVFKAEVSGVQPYMAEGQMQPNGVLLTDNNRMSGMVPVKLKITDPAFAEYRDQLPGGSYAQAAVYSNKFEDLSIIRKVLLRMASWMNYIFPID; encoded by the coding sequence ATGGATATGTTACTCATCCTGACCTATACCGCGATTTGCATCGTACTCTTCAAGCTGTTCAGAGTGCCCGTCAACAAATGGACGGTGCCGACCGCCGCGCTGGGAGGTGCCTTTTTGCTGGGTGGCATTTACGGTGTTATGAACTACAGCCATCCCTATTCCAGCCAGGCTCGGGAATATTTTTACGCTACGCCCATCTCGCCGACCGTAAAAGGCCGTGTCATTGACGTGCCGGTCGAGCCGAACACGCCGCTCAAAGCCGGGGATGTGCTGTTTAAAATCGACCCGAAACCCTTCCAGGATAAAGTGGACGAACTCACGGCCAAGCTGAAGGAAGCGAAAAAGAACCTGGGGCGCTATGAGGAAATGATGCGCAAAAATTTGGGCCGCCAACGGGACGTCGACCAGACCCAATCACGAGTGGATGCCTTACAGGCGGAGCTGCACAAAGCGGAGTTTGATTTGGACCAGACCGTCGTCCGCGCGCCGACCGATGGTTCCGTGACACAGCTTTTCCTAAAACCGGGCATGATTGCGGTGCCCATTCCACTGCGACCGGTGATGGTGTTCATTACTCAGCAACAGGATATGTTTGTCGGCTGGTTCCGACAAAACAACCTGATGCGCGTGAAGCCCGGCTTCGAGGCCGAAGTGGCGTTTGATGCCATTCCCGGTCGTGTCTTTAAGGCTGAAGTCTCTGGCGTCCAACCCTATATGGCGGAAGGCCAGATGCAGCCCAACGGGGTTTTATTGACGGATAACAACCGCATGAGCGGCATGGTGCCGGTCAAACTGAAAATCACCGACCCGGCGTTTGCAGAATACCGCGATCAGTTGCCTGGTGGCTCTTACGCCCAAGCGGCGGTTTACTCGAATAAATTCGAGGATTTGTCCATTATCCGGAAAGTGCTGTTACGCATGGCCTCTTGGATGAACTACATTTTCCCGATTGACTGA
- a CDS encoding DUF3302 domain-containing protein, which translates to MHEFLNYFSLFLLFFVVVVLFYGIIAIHDIPYKIAKKRNHPHQDAIEAAGWVSLFMLHVLWPFLWIWAMTYREERGWGFQSNTPASDPNEAISLAQLQSELSALQNEVRSLKGDTANGGQD; encoded by the coding sequence ATGCACGAGTTTTTAAATTATTTTTCACTGTTTCTGCTGTTTTTCGTGGTCGTCGTACTTTTTTACGGCATCATCGCCATTCACGACATCCCCTATAAAATCGCAAAAAAACGCAATCACCCGCATCAGGATGCCATCGAAGCCGCCGGCTGGGTGAGCCTGTTCATGCTGCATGTTCTCTGGCCGTTTTTATGGATTTGGGCCATGACTTACCGCGAAGAACGTGGCTGGGGCTTTCAGTCCAACACTCCCGCTTCCGATCCGAACGAAGCCATTAGCCTAGCGCAACTGCAATCCGAACTCAGCGCCTTGCAAAATGAAGTACGCAGCCTGAAAGGCGACACGGCCAACGGAGGTCAAGACTGA
- a CDS encoding acetate/propionate family kinase, with translation MKILVLNAGSSSMKYSLFNGEDSHQVAHGLVEHIGETPERDVAFALRQVETELQQQGLIEHLGDCDAVGHRVVHGGEDFQQPVIVTESVMDTIDRLSELAPLHNPANLAPMRLLAEKHPGLVQTAVFDTAFHQSMPAYVYHYAIPKHLYDDHLIRRYGFHGTSHQYIAKRAATLLGKPLNQLNIISMHLGNGASVCAIQYGKSMDTSMGFTPLEGLVMGTRCGDLDPSIPLYMMRELGYTAEQVDHLLNKESGLLGLAGQNDMRELMQMAYAGDENAGLALKIFIYRLIKVAGSYMAIMDDLDAIVFTGGIGEHADKIRYRVVNDFSKAFGFKIDPVANVKAQGESCITQPSSRIPAWVIPTDEEKEIAQQTLALLSDR, from the coding sequence ATGAAGATATTGGTTTTAAATGCCGGCAGCTCCTCAATGAAATACAGTCTGTTCAACGGTGAAGACTCTCACCAGGTCGCGCACGGCTTGGTGGAACACATCGGCGAAACACCGGAGCGCGACGTGGCGTTCGCGTTACGCCAGGTGGAAACCGAACTGCAACAGCAAGGCCTGATTGAACACCTTGGCGACTGCGATGCCGTCGGCCACCGCGTGGTCCACGGCGGCGAGGATTTCCAACAACCGGTCATCGTTACCGAGTCGGTCATGGACACCATCGACCGCTTATCCGAACTGGCGCCATTGCACAACCCGGCCAACCTCGCCCCGATGCGACTGTTGGCCGAAAAACACCCAGGCCTGGTGCAAACGGCGGTCTTCGACACCGCCTTTCACCAGAGCATGCCGGCCTATGTATATCATTACGCCATTCCCAAACACCTTTACGACGACCATCTGATTCGCCGCTACGGCTTTCACGGTACCTCGCACCAATACATTGCCAAACGCGCGGCGACTCTGCTCGGCAAGCCGTTAAATCAACTCAATATCATCTCCATGCACCTCGGCAACGGCGCCAGCGTCTGCGCCATCCAATACGGCAAAAGCATGGACACCAGCATGGGCTTCACCCCGCTGGAAGGCCTGGTGATGGGCACGCGCTGCGGTGACCTTGACCCGTCGATTCCGCTGTATATGATGCGCGAACTGGGTTACACCGCCGAGCAGGTCGACCATCTGCTCAATAAAGAAAGTGGTTTATTGGGGCTGGCCGGGCAGAACGATATGCGTGAATTGATGCAAATGGCCTACGCCGGTGACGAAAACGCCGGGCTGGCGCTGAAGATTTTCATCTACCGCCTGATTAAAGTGGCGGGCAGTTACATGGCGATTATGGACGATTTAGATGCCATCGTGTTTACCGGCGGCATCGGCGAACATGCCGATAAAATCCGCTACCGGGTGGTCAACGACTTTTCCAAGGCCTTTGGGTTTAAAATCGACCCGGTCGCCAATGTCAAAGCCCAGGGCGAAAGCTGCATCACCCAACCGAGCAGCCGGATTCCGGCCTGGGTGATTCCCACCGATGAGGAAAAAGAAATTGCTCAACAGACGTTGGCGTTGCTGTCGGACAGGTGA